A genomic window from Winogradskyella sp. J14-2 includes:
- a CDS encoding winged helix-turn-helix domain-containing protein → MNIISNINKLFDHRIRLGIMSILMVNEYADFNTLKELLGATDGNLASHTKALENAEYILVEKQFIGRKPNTRYSATKLGKAEFKKHIEALEKLIKKT, encoded by the coding sequence TTGAATATTATTTCAAACATAAATAAGCTTTTTGACCATAGAATCCGGCTAGGTATTATGTCCATTCTCATGGTTAATGAGTATGCTGATTTTAATACATTAAAAGAATTACTAGGTGCTACGGATGGTAACTTGGCAAGTCATACAAAAGCATTAGAAAATGCAGAATACATATTAGTTGAAAAACAATTTATTGGTCGTAAACCAAATACCAGATACAGTGCCACTAAACTCGGCAAAGCCGAATTTAAAAAACATATTGAAGCTTTAGAAAAGCTTATAAAAAAGACATAA
- a CDS encoding DUF4153 domain-containing protein, whose protein sequence is MKQFILIASALCFSILFYDKQIGLNLFLFSLLSVIILAINNTDDFKSKKNIGYAGIYLATGLAVFFHDSALAIIANSISFFTLIGLLSQHKSSIYVNWLNGLYTTIAGLFHRNFTVNEAKQTVESQKEIDYVHLAKIVLIPAAIVIIFIGLYQNGNPIFNELIEKIDFGFINIQWLLFAGLGYYLFLNIHNPIVVEPATSQDLKTGNLLFKTKDFSIPILKQENQLGIILIALLNVLIVIFLITDITFILTNEEVRGSVFSNQVHSGINALIASIVIAIIILLYVFRGNLNFYKENKTVKNLAFTWIILNVILVLSIAVKNSQYIYYFGLTYKRIGVLVYLILTLTGLVTTLIKIDKTKNIWYLFRLNTKAAFVVLVIAAMINWDYHITNYNFNYAKSMDINYLIDLSDNNTLLLKEKIETKGIENKSIYRIEEKYKNYTMELYTNSWQELQYDNLKLNRR, encoded by the coding sequence ATGAAACAATTTATTCTAATCGCCTCAGCACTATGCTTTAGCATTTTGTTTTACGATAAGCAAATTGGGCTTAACCTTTTTTTATTCAGCTTGCTATCTGTCATTATTCTTGCCATAAATAATACTGACGATTTTAAGAGCAAAAAGAACATAGGCTATGCTGGCATTTATCTTGCTACAGGACTTGCAGTCTTTTTTCATGACTCTGCGCTTGCTATTATCGCAAATAGTATATCGTTCTTTACACTCATTGGATTATTGTCTCAACATAAATCATCTATTTATGTCAACTGGCTCAATGGATTATACACAACTATTGCAGGATTATTTCACCGAAATTTCACAGTAAACGAGGCCAAGCAAACAGTAGAATCACAAAAAGAAATTGATTATGTTCATTTAGCTAAAATCGTTTTAATTCCTGCAGCGATTGTCATCATATTCATTGGTTTGTACCAAAACGGAAACCCAATTTTTAATGAACTTATTGAAAAGATTGATTTTGGTTTCATCAACATTCAATGGTTGTTATTTGCAGGTCTTGGCTACTATTTATTTTTAAACATTCACAACCCAATTGTAGTAGAGCCTGCTACATCACAGGACTTAAAAACTGGTAACCTTCTATTTAAAACAAAAGATTTTTCAATTCCAATTTTAAAACAAGAAAACCAGCTAGGCATCATTCTAATAGCCTTACTCAACGTGCTTATTGTAATTTTTCTAATAACAGATATCACTTTTATCTTAACAAACGAAGAAGTTCGCGGTTCGGTTTTCTCAAATCAGGTGCATAGCGGCATTAATGCTTTAATTGCATCTATAGTTATTGCAATAATTATTCTGCTTTATGTTTTTAGAGGTAATCTTAATTTTTACAAAGAGAATAAGACGGTAAAAAACTTAGCCTTCACATGGATCATTCTTAACGTAATATTGGTGCTAAGCATTGCAGTAAAAAATAGTCAATATATCTATTATTTTGGGTTAACCTATAAACGTATTGGTGTTTTAGTCTACCTTATTTTAACCTTAACAGGACTTGTTACTACACTTATAAAAATCGACAAAACAAAAAACATTTGGTATTTGTTTCGATTAAATACTAAGGCTGCATTTGTTGTATTGGTTATCGCAGCAATGATTAATTGGGATTACCATATTACCAACTACAATTTTAATTATGCTAAATCCATGGATATTAATTATCTGATTGACTTGTCCGACAACAACACCTTACTATTAAAAGAAAAAATAGAAACTAAAGGAATTGAAAACAAAAGTATTTATCGCATTGAGGAAAAGTATAAAAACTACACTATGGAACTATATACTAATTCTTGGCAAGAGCTTCAATACGATAACTTAAAACTAAACCGCAGGTAA
- a CDS encoding Coq4 family protein, translating into MNNLFKTIKYLRKQLIIWLFENSQRIYTRLFKHHESWHISKSDLLKMPKPSFGRHLGDFLNKNNFELIPKVERHDCYHVLCGYSTNVEDEIALQCLCYGNGKRSLYLYGAIILGVTILPDYYAYYYKSYKTGKSANPFHHFDYKKLLHVSIEDFRKTIFSKPELYNLNLIQS; encoded by the coding sequence ATGAACAACCTATTTAAAACAATAAAGTACCTCAGAAAACAACTCATCATTTGGTTGTTTGAAAATTCCCAACGCATCTATACAAGGCTATTTAAGCATCACGAATCATGGCATATCTCAAAATCCGATTTATTAAAAATGCCCAAACCATCTTTTGGAAGGCACTTAGGAGATTTTTTAAATAAAAATAATTTTGAACTGATTCCTAAAGTAGAACGTCATGATTGCTACCATGTACTATGCGGTTACAGTACAAATGTTGAAGATGAAATTGCACTACAATGTCTGTGCTATGGCAATGGAAAGCGAAGTCTTTATTTATATGGAGCCATTATACTTGGTGTTACTATCCTACCAGATTATTATGCATACTATTACAAATCTTATAAAACTGGTAAGAGCGCTAATCCTTTTCATCATTTCGATTATAAAAAACTATTACATGTTTCTATTGAAGATTTTAGAAAAACTATTTTTTCTAAACCTGAATTGTACAATTTAAACCTCATCCAATCATGA
- a CDS encoding vancomycin high temperature exclusion protein, with translation MKTFRIIVLIIITICLGIFGTYHWMSFKTRHQVYDSVNDIPKNKVGLLLGTGKYAASGTINLFYKYRIDAAVMLYKSGKIEYILVSGDNSRKDYNEPSDFKNDLIAKGIPEDRIFLDYAGFRTLDSVVRAKEIFGQTNFTVISQKFHNQRAVYIAKHFGIDAVGFNAKDVYKASFREYLARSKASLDLVFNVQPKFLGEKISIQ, from the coding sequence ATGAAAACGTTCAGAATAATAGTACTAATTATAATAACTATCTGCTTAGGAATTTTTGGCACTTATCACTGGATGAGTTTTAAAACCAGACATCAAGTTTATGATAGTGTAAACGACATACCGAAAAACAAAGTTGGGTTGTTACTTGGCACTGGAAAATATGCAGCAAGCGGAACTATTAATCTATTCTATAAATATCGAATTGATGCCGCAGTAATGCTTTATAAGTCAGGAAAAATCGAATACATTTTGGTAAGTGGCGATAATAGCAGAAAAGATTACAACGAGCCTTCCGATTTTAAGAATGATTTAATAGCCAAAGGTATTCCTGAAGATAGAATCTTTTTGGACTATGCAGGTTTTAGAACTTTAGATTCTGTTGTGAGAGCCAAAGAAATTTTTGGGCAAACCAATTTCACTGTTATTTCACAGAAATTCCACAATCAACGTGCTGTATACATTGCAAAACATTTTGGTATTGATGCTGTAGGTTTTAATGCCAAAGATGTTTACAAGGCAAGTTTTCGAGAATACTTAGCACGCTCTAAAGCTAGTTTAGACTTAGTTTTTAACGTACAACCCAAATTTTTAGGAGAAAAAATCTCAATTCAATGA
- a CDS encoding DUF2809 domain-containing protein, giving the protein MQVILSMKLQFNKYYLALAHALFLIELAIAFIIKTGFIRYTFGDYLVVILLYAIFRGCTNMSVRASALVVLFIAYGIELLQLTSFLAYFNLENSTAANLIFGSTFQFGDLVAYTLGISTVLIIEYYLQLKKSVTSSECYDC; this is encoded by the coding sequence ATGCAAGTAATATTATCTATGAAACTTCAATTCAACAAATACTATTTAGCATTGGCACACGCACTATTTTTAATTGAGCTCGCCATAGCCTTTATTATAAAAACCGGATTTATTCGCTACACCTTTGGCGACTATCTCGTGGTTATTTTACTATACGCAATATTTAGAGGATGTACCAATATGAGTGTGAGGGCCTCAGCTTTGGTCGTCCTCTTTATTGCTTATGGTATAGAGTTGCTTCAACTCACTTCATTCTTAGCCTACTTTAATTTAGAAAACAGTACAGCTGCAAATCTCATATTTGGAAGCACGTTTCAATTTGGAGACTTAGTAGCTTACACCTTAGGAATTTCAACAGTTTTAATCATAGAATACTATTTACAATTAAAAAAAAGTGTCACTTCGAGTGAATGTTATGATTGCTAA
- a CDS encoding TlpA disulfide reductase family protein has product MKKIILVLSVIVTFVSCKSEKKVENGITIGDFNFSSKEITQNEPFTITYVGTGNLENSFYHKIQHNKAFPDDLTFVENKATITIADSISGVAFNFKIDNKYNHNNKKGFLFKVKDKSGNLISDSQASLAYYTMTYGEQFGLESDPKEILNTLDETLETNPRLIDNWYQNHIYLANEVDIDKGKTIGNNYISHYSSKTEMTLKDYEALSNTYRALRDKAKADSIISFVSKKYPESDLALRSKIDAFFEAKELSTKEALFASNKDRILNSDYANYIVRALAMEHFNKGNTEAFYNYTALMKNNTDKASLFNSIAWPNAEKGQNLEIASELSLKSLSLIEAEQKELKEKPDYYSPNQYKNSLENSYNMYADTYALLAFKKGDLKAAIKYQAKAVSKNSNPEMNERYIEFLVADQQYDKAIEIAKTYIEEGNSTAKLKTYFKEALSKSDNKTNPETLIADLEAKAKQKELDNLRKTLLDEDAIDFTLKNLDGEEITLSSLVGKTVVLDFWATWCGPCIQSFPGMQKVVDKYKDNENVEFFFVDTFEDGETRLKDVAKFIEDNDYNFNVLIDPKEENSTKYKVANAYKISGIPTKIIIGPSGKIKFKSVGYSGSAEKIVSEIDAMVALLKTNP; this is encoded by the coding sequence ATGAAAAAAATAATTTTAGTACTATCAGTAATCGTCACTTTTGTATCATGTAAAAGTGAAAAAAAAGTTGAAAATGGTATCACTATTGGTGACTTTAACTTCTCTTCAAAAGAAATCACTCAAAATGAACCTTTTACTATAACATATGTTGGCACCGGAAACTTAGAAAATAGTTTTTACCATAAAATACAGCACAACAAAGCGTTTCCAGATGACTTAACATTTGTAGAAAACAAAGCAACCATAACTATTGCAGATAGTATTTCTGGAGTTGCATTTAATTTCAAAATTGATAATAAATATAATCATAACAATAAAAAAGGCTTTTTGTTTAAGGTGAAAGATAAAAGCGGAAATCTCATTTCAGATTCTCAGGCTTCTTTAGCGTATTACACCATGACCTACGGTGAGCAATTTGGTTTAGAAAGTGACCCAAAAGAAATATTAAACACCTTAGATGAAACTCTAGAAACCAATCCTAGGTTAATTGATAATTGGTATCAAAATCATATTTATTTAGCCAATGAAGTTGATATAGACAAAGGTAAAACTATTGGTAACAACTACATTTCTCATTATTCATCTAAAACAGAAATGACACTCAAAGATTATGAAGCTCTATCTAATACCTATAGAGCTTTAAGAGACAAAGCTAAAGCAGATAGTATTATTAGTTTTGTTTCTAAAAAGTATCCAGAAAGCGATTTGGCCCTAAGATCAAAAATTGATGCGTTTTTCGAGGCCAAAGAACTAAGCACCAAAGAAGCCCTCTTTGCGTCTAATAAGGACAGAATATTAAATTCTGATTATGCAAATTATATTGTTAGAGCATTAGCTATGGAACATTTCAATAAAGGGAATACCGAAGCTTTTTACAACTATACCGCCTTAATGAAAAACAATACGGACAAAGCTTCATTGTTCAATTCCATTGCATGGCCCAATGCAGAAAAGGGCCAAAATCTTGAAATTGCATCAGAGCTATCTCTAAAATCTCTTAGCTTAATCGAAGCAGAACAAAAAGAACTCAAAGAAAAACCAGATTATTACAGCCCTAACCAATACAAAAATAGCCTAGAAAACAGCTATAATATGTATGCAGATACATACGCCTTGTTAGCTTTTAAAAAAGGAGATCTTAAAGCGGCTATCAAATATCAAGCTAAAGCTGTAAGCAAAAATTCTAATCCCGAAATGAATGAGCGTTATATTGAATTTTTAGTAGCAGATCAACAATACGATAAAGCCATAGAAATTGCTAAAACGTACATAGAAGAGGGCAATAGTACAGCTAAACTCAAAACTTATTTTAAGGAGGCCCTATCAAAATCTGACAATAAAACTAATCCCGAAACTCTTATTGCCGACTTAGAGGCAAAAGCCAAACAAAAGGAACTTGATAACTTAAGAAAAACATTATTAGACGAGGACGCTATTGATTTTACATTAAAAAATTTAGATGGTGAAGAGATAACCCTATCATCTCTTGTAGGAAAAACTGTAGTGCTCGATTTTTGGGCAACATGGTGTGGCCCTTGTATACAGTCCTTTCCAGGTATGCAAAAAGTAGTGGATAAATACAAAGACAACGAAAATGTAGAATTTTTCTTCGTTGACACCTTTGAAGATGGTGAAACAAGGCTTAAAGATGTTGCCAAATTCATTGAGGATAATGATTATAATTTTAATGTTCTCATTGACCCTAAGGAAGAAAACAGCACTAAATATAAGGTGGCCAATGCTTATAAAATTTCTGGGATACCAACCAAAATTATAATTGGCCCTAGTGGAAAGATAAAATTTAAATCTGTTGGCTATAGTGGCTCAGCAGAAAAAATTGTGAGCGAGATAGATGCCATGGTAGCGTTACTAAAAACTAACCCTTAA
- a CDS encoding NAD(P)-dependent oxidoreductase, whose protein sequence is MKFAIIKERKNPPDRRVVFSPETLAEAREKFPEAEFVVESSDIRVFPDEAYAKLGFTVTDDVSDADVMIGVKEVPVENLIPNKKYFYFSHTIKKQPYNRKLLKAMLEKNIEMYDHETIVKQSGARLIGFGRYAGLVGAYNGFRALGLRDGLFNLPKVETLADLEEVKAELDKITIPNIKILLTGTGKVAYGAKEILDHLGIKEVSDALYLTSEFTEPVYVMADVMEYAKRKDGKVGNKQQFYKDPTGYESNFMPYAKQTDYFIAGHFYGNNAPYLFTREDAKHPDFRINLVADVSCDIDGPVASTIRPSTIADPFYGYNPQTEQEVAFDAKGAITVMAVDNLPCELPKDASEGFGETFVEHVIPAFFNNDERGILKRAKITTADGKLTERFKYLQDYVDGK, encoded by the coding sequence ATGAAATTCGCGATTATAAAAGAACGTAAAAATCCACCAGACAGACGTGTTGTATTCTCACCAGAAACCTTAGCAGAAGCCAGAGAAAAGTTTCCAGAAGCTGAGTTTGTTGTAGAATCTTCAGATATACGTGTGTTTCCAGATGAGGCTTATGCCAAATTAGGATTTACAGTAACAGATGATGTGTCTGATGCAGATGTGATGATTGGTGTAAAGGAAGTCCCAGTTGAGAATTTAATTCCGAATAAAAAGTACTTCTATTTTTCACATACCATTAAAAAGCAGCCATACAACCGAAAGTTGCTAAAAGCAATGCTAGAGAAAAATATAGAAATGTACGACCACGAAACCATAGTTAAGCAGAGTGGAGCGCGTTTAATTGGTTTTGGGCGTTATGCTGGTTTGGTTGGTGCATACAACGGTTTTAGAGCTTTAGGACTTAGAGACGGATTATTTAATCTGCCAAAAGTTGAAACACTTGCTGACTTGGAAGAAGTAAAAGCTGAATTGGATAAAATCACAATTCCAAATATAAAAATATTACTCACTGGAACCGGAAAAGTAGCGTATGGAGCTAAAGAAATTTTAGATCATTTGGGAATAAAAGAAGTAAGCGATGCTTTATATCTAACATCTGAATTTACAGAGCCTGTTTACGTCATGGCAGATGTAATGGAATACGCCAAACGTAAGGATGGTAAAGTTGGAAATAAGCAACAGTTCTACAAAGACCCAACAGGTTACGAGAGTAATTTTATGCCTTACGCTAAACAAACGGATTATTTTATAGCTGGTCATTTTTATGGTAATAATGCACCTTATTTGTTTACAAGAGAAGACGCCAAGCATCCAGATTTTAGAATTAATTTAGTAGCTGATGTGTCTTGCGATATTGATGGTCCTGTGGCTTCAACCATTCGTCCTTCGACCATAGCAGACCCATTTTATGGTTACAATCCTCAAACCGAACAAGAAGTTGCTTTTGATGCTAAAGGTGCTATTACGGTTATGGCAGTAGATAACTTGCCTTGTGAATTGCCAAAAGATGCCAGCGAAGGTTTTGGAGAAACCTTTGTAGAGCATGTTATACCAGCTTTTTTTAATAATGACGAACGAGGTATTTTAAAGCGTGCAAAAATTACAACTGCAGATGGTAAGTTGACAGAGCGTTTTAAATATCTACAGGATTATGTGGATGGAAAATAA
- a CDS encoding DUF2945 domain-containing protein, with the protein MIQKGATVKWKWGNGTAKGEVQETYTEKVTKTIKGSKVTRDGKTGDKALYIKQDDGDYVLKSESEVERAD; encoded by the coding sequence ATGATACAAAAAGGAGCAACAGTAAAGTGGAAATGGGGAAACGGAACAGCCAAAGGCGAGGTGCAAGAAACCTACACAGAAAAAGTAACAAAAACCATTAAGGGTAGCAAAGTAACGCGAGATGGTAAAACTGGCGATAAAGCACTGTACATTAAGCAAGATGATGGCGATTACGTACTAAAAAGTGAAAGTGAAGTAGAACGCGCAGATTGA
- a CDS encoding mechanosensitive ion channel family protein: MQIQDTLESSWDKLSEKLSSWVDTVVLNLPNLLIAIVVFIIFYWLSGQTDNFINRLLKKRIKQPSIRGLVAKILSVIILFLGLILGLSVMNLDDALNTILASAGVAGLAVSLALQGTLSNTLSGFYLALNDVIKVGNWVETNGFSGEVMEITLRNTKVKEADNNIVVIPNKQIVENPFKNYALTSRIRTTITCGVAYDSNLREVKKIAIDAIEATFPPNKDEEIEMYFNEFGDSSINFMLRFWVDATKNLTAIQVKSEAIMTLKEAFDKHGIDIPFPIRTLIQKQN; this comes from the coding sequence ATGCAAATACAAGACACCTTAGAGTCCTCATGGGATAAACTTTCAGAAAAACTTTCGAGTTGGGTAGATACTGTAGTTTTAAATTTACCAAATCTACTCATTGCTATTGTAGTTTTTATTATATTTTACTGGCTATCTGGCCAGACCGATAATTTTATAAATAGGTTATTAAAAAAACGAATTAAACAGCCTTCAATTAGAGGACTTGTTGCCAAAATACTATCAGTAATTATTTTGTTTTTAGGTCTTATTCTTGGCTTATCTGTCATGAATTTAGACGATGCACTCAATACAATATTAGCAAGTGCAGGTGTTGCAGGTCTTGCTGTAAGCTTAGCGCTGCAAGGCACGCTGTCTAATACATTATCAGGATTTTATTTAGCGTTAAACGACGTCATTAAGGTAGGTAACTGGGTAGAAACCAACGGATTTAGCGGAGAAGTTATGGAAATAACGCTTAGAAACACTAAAGTAAAAGAAGCCGATAACAACATAGTTGTAATACCAAACAAACAAATTGTAGAGAATCCTTTTAAAAATTACGCACTTACTTCTCGTATTAGAACTACCATCACCTGTGGTGTAGCGTACGACTCTAACCTAAGAGAAGTAAAGAAAATTGCCATTGATGCTATAGAAGCAACGTTTCCACCCAACAAAGACGAAGAAATAGAAATGTACTTTAATGAGTTTGGCGATAGCTCTATAAATTTTATGTTGCGCTTTTGGGTTGATGCTACAAAAAATTTAACAGCAATACAGGTAAAAAGTGAAGCTATAATGACATTAAAAGAGGCTTTTGATAAGCATGGCATCGACATACCTTTCCCAATAAGAACACTAATTCAAAAACAGAATTAA
- a CDS encoding DUF2254 domain-containing protein, protein MAILFIYIDREYPLKPEGILNLIFSENPESGRNVLSLISGSMAGIAGTVFSITLVVLQLATSQLGPRLLKNFMYQRINQVVLGQYLGLYMYCIIVINAIRDGSEFSFIPNQSILVAIIFTIMNVFLLILYIHSVSTNIQPSKVIDRLGKNLKLKSDQLYPDLNSGIEESFTKTFNEGLYYTQSIKTLKHGYIQYFDLEALVKFSEANNCIIKILEKPGAYTIKHQAVLEVLSKTEMLLSQDKIETLNSCYEVFRSKSLFQDTEFAILQIVEIASRALSPGINDPYTAINCIDQLTASLSVLANADVPQRFVTNNPDELRLIVPRTDFKGFLETAFNDILQFGANTPAIIYRLMASIDKLIKSDDSKLHHTVLKEYARRILQTAEHHFKLKQDLNKLQVMYKNLNFYI, encoded by the coding sequence ATGGCTATTTTATTTATCTATATTGATAGGGAATACCCTTTAAAACCAGAAGGTATCTTAAACCTCATATTCTCAGAAAACCCAGAGTCTGGTCGCAACGTGTTATCGTTAATATCTGGTAGTATGGCTGGTATAGCAGGCACTGTATTTTCTATAACACTTGTTGTGTTACAATTAGCTACATCGCAGTTAGGACCTCGATTACTGAAAAACTTTATGTACCAACGCATCAATCAGGTTGTCCTTGGTCAATATTTAGGATTATATATGTATTGTATAATAGTAATTAACGCTATTAGGGATGGAAGTGAGTTCTCTTTTATTCCAAACCAATCTATACTCGTAGCAATTATATTTACCATTATGAATGTATTTTTACTTATTCTTTACATTCATAGTGTAAGTACAAATATTCAACCAAGTAAAGTTATTGATCGGCTGGGTAAGAATTTGAAATTAAAATCTGATCAACTGTATCCAGATTTAAACTCAGGAATAGAAGAAAGCTTTACAAAAACGTTTAATGAAGGTCTTTATTATACACAATCTATAAAAACATTAAAGCATGGCTATATTCAATATTTTGATTTAGAAGCACTTGTAAAATTTTCAGAAGCTAATAACTGTATTATTAAAATTTTAGAAAAACCAGGTGCGTATACCATAAAACATCAAGCTGTTTTAGAGGTGTTAAGTAAGACTGAAATGTTATTAAGCCAAGATAAAATAGAAACGCTGAACAGTTGCTACGAGGTTTTTAGAAGTAAGTCACTGTTTCAAGATACAGAATTTGCTATTCTTCAAATTGTTGAAATTGCTTCTAGAGCTTTATCTCCTGGTATTAACGACCCTTATACTGCCATAAACTGTATAGATCAGTTAACAGCTTCGCTAAGCGTATTGGCAAATGCAGATGTGCCACAGCGCTTTGTAACAAATAACCCAGATGAGCTGCGCCTTATAGTACCTCGTACAGATTTTAAAGGGTTTTTGGAAACTGCATTTAATGATATACTCCAATTTGGCGCTAACACACCTGCAATAATTTATAGACTCATGGCGTCTATCGATAAACTCATAAAGTCCGATGATTCTAAACTACACCATACGGTTTTAAAAGAATATGCTCGTCGTATTCTTCAAACGGCAGAGCATCACTTTAAACTTAAACAAGATCTTAATAAACTTCAGGTAATGTATAAGAATCTAAATTTTTATATTTAA
- the msrB gene encoding peptide-methionine (R)-S-oxide reductase MsrB, with amino-acid sequence MLTWKDIISFAVNGNPIPDQRVEKSDTEWKDQLTPEQYRITRQKGTERPHSGALCTTYDAGKYNCVCCGTPLFDSTIKFSSGTGWPSFTQPIKENAIKYEKDASFGMVRVEVMCNTCDAHLGHVFPDGPEPSGLRYCINSESMVLEKENVNE; translated from the coding sequence ATGCTTACTTGGAAAGACATTATAAGTTTTGCAGTTAACGGTAACCCAATACCAGATCAACGTGTTGAAAAATCGGATACAGAGTGGAAAGACCAATTAACACCAGAACAATACAGAATTACAAGACAAAAGGGCACAGAACGACCTCACAGTGGCGCGCTTTGCACTACCTATGATGCTGGTAAATATAATTGTGTATGCTGTGGTACACCATTATTCGACTCAACCATAAAGTTTAGCTCTGGCACTGGTTGGCCAAGTTTTACACAACCTATTAAGGAAAATGCTATTAAGTATGAAAAAGACGCGTCTTTTGGAATGGTACGTGTAGAGGTAATGTGCAATACTTGTGATGCGCATTTAGGTCATGTGTTTCCGGATGGTCCAGAACCAAGTGGTTTACGCTATTGTATTAATTCGGAGTCCATGGTTTTAGAAAAAGAAAATGTAAATGAATAA
- the msrA gene encoding peptide-methionine (S)-S-oxide reductase MsrA translates to MNKNIKIATVGGGCFWCTEAVFEEVKGVEKVVSGYMGGTVPGRPTYREVCSGLTGHAEVVQITFDANVITYQDILVIFMTTHDPTTLNQQGADRGTQYRSVIFYHNEEQKKTAKLVLDELAVYFEKPIVTEITEAQIFFEAEKEHQDFYKNNPDYGYCTFVIDPKLSKLRKLHSDKLKDV, encoded by the coding sequence ATGAATAAGAATATTAAAATTGCTACAGTTGGCGGAGGCTGCTTTTGGTGTACAGAAGCTGTTTTTGAAGAAGTAAAAGGTGTAGAAAAAGTAGTTTCGGGTTACATGGGAGGAACTGTTCCTGGCAGACCAACCTACAGAGAAGTTTGTTCAGGTTTAACAGGGCATGCTGAAGTAGTACAAATTACATTTGATGCTAATGTAATTACGTATCAAGATATTCTTGTCATTTTTATGACAACGCATGACCCAACAACGTTAAATCAGCAAGGTGCCGATAGAGGTACACAATACCGTTCTGTGATTTTTTATCATAATGAAGAACAGAAAAAAACCGCAAAGCTCGTTCTTGATGAATTAGCGGTTTATTTTGAAAAGCCCATAGTAACGGAAATTACTGAAGCTCAAATATTTTTTGAAGCCGAAAAAGAACATCAGGATTTCTATAAAAACAATCCAGATTATGGCTATTGTACCTTTGTCATAGACCCTAAATTATCTAAATTACGTAAATTACATTCAGATAAATTAAAAGATGTTTAG